TCATCTTAGCTGATGTTTTGATAGATGGAAAGTTTATTTTAGAGCAAAAAGACTTATCTTTAAAATTTAAAGGTAGTAAAAATCAACGCATTATCGATGTAGCAAAAAGCTTAGAGCAAGGTAAAGCAATACTTTTTGAAAAATAAAGACTCATTTAGTCTTTTTTAATTTAACTATGTTAGAATGTTATAAAATTTAAAAAAGGAGAACAATATGTTTGAATTAAGAAAATTACCTTATGAAGCAGACGCTTTTGGAGACTTTTTAAGTGCAGAAACTTTTGCATTTCATCATGGCAAACACCACCAAACTTATGTAAATAATCTAAATAATCTTATCAAAGATACTGAATTTGCGGGAAAAGATTTAGTTTATATTATACAAAATTCAAATGGTGGAGTTTTTAACAACGCTGCTCAAGTATATAATCATGACTTTTATTTTGATTGCATTAAGCCAAAAACATGCTGTGGTTGTGGCTGTTCTTTGAGCGCTGAGTTTAAAGCAGCAGTTGAAAAAGATTTTGGGTCAATGGAAAATTTAAAAGAAGAATTCATTAAAGGTGCTACGACTTTATTTGGTTCAGGTTGGTTTTGGCTAGTT
This genomic stretch from Campylobacter lari subsp. concheus harbors:
- the sodB gene encoding superoxide dismutase [Fe], which produces MFELRKLPYEADAFGDFLSAETFAFHHGKHHQTYVNNLNNLIKDTEFAGKDLVYIIQNSNGGVFNNAAQVYNHDFYFDCIKPKTCCGCGCSLSAEFKAAVEKDFGSMENLKEEFIKGATTLFGSGWFWLVYNTQNQKLELVATSNAATPITEGKVPLLVVDVWEHAYYVDHRNARPAYLDKFYAHINWEFVAKAYEWAIKEGMNSVSFYANELHPVK